A single window of Actinomycetota bacterium DNA harbors:
- a CDS encoding twin-arginine translocase TatA/TatE family subunit, producing MGGFGAPELIIVLVVIVFLFGAKKLPDLASSMGKSIKEFRKATEEEEEEEAEGASKADPEA from the coding sequence ATGGGCGGTTTCGGTGCCCCCGAGCTGATCATCGTCCTCGTGGTGATCGTGTTCCTGTTCGGTGCGAAGAAGCTCCCTGACCTCGCCTCCTCCATGGGCAAGAGCATCAAGGAGTTCCGCAAGGCCACCGAGGAGGAGGAGGAGGAGGAGGCCGAGGGCGCCTCCAAGGCCGACCCGGAGGCGTGA
- a CDS encoding GAF domain-containing protein has translation MAFGRRGRDAADIAEFEGQELAGLVVAARAINEAGDLDATLSTILDRALELLDADEGSVMLFTGDRNQLRIHAASGLPDHIVESTQVELGQGISGNVAATGTPLLLGTDVAVERYSPSDHRSRLRSAVCVPLRTRGRIEGVLNLALRRGGSSQREEFAEPDLELATLLAEFAAAAVHNGQLYAQARRRGDDMATLFEASHALSSAIEVEDVCAAILDAVEELIATRAGFVCALPEEGTGPEASRYRGLPRGRIVAAMRKEGFIELLRGSRVRVVDDLATDPVLNTLVGDGTPKVGVIAPLVGGGSTRGLLVSLLEEPPTDPQIRMLATYVHHAALALGKALLLRSVRTKEDEVTSLAASVPNPIIITDGAGRLLAVNPAASELFGLNSEFDAGTPVSGKLRSQELEDLILAEHASRADVTLLTPQPRTFRARATPVRPGHGPAGARILTLEDITSEKEMEQMKADFVAVIGHELRTPLTLIKGYTGTLAKRADKLSPEARSKALESIHHHTVRLERLVEDLLLVSRVERHRLPLFIERRDIIAAVEEVVAAVRHDPAGRDIRFEPPQAEFTMLFDVTKVEQVLHHLLDNALKFSEPGEQVEVEIDLNEDDIEVRIRDRGVGIFSGDVPRLFDRFQQLDGTATRGAGGTGIGLYICRTLVEAHGGRIGVRSALGRGSTFWFSLPTVPPEGGDGKPERDEQPVIDPRVAALTDQPPA, from the coding sequence GTGGCGTTCGGACGGCGGGGGCGGGACGCGGCTGACATCGCCGAGTTCGAGGGACAGGAGCTGGCCGGGTTGGTCGTCGCCGCTCGGGCGATCAACGAGGCTGGCGATCTCGACGCCACCCTGTCCACGATCCTCGACCGCGCCCTCGAGTTGCTCGATGCCGACGAGGGGTCGGTGATGCTCTTCACCGGCGACCGCAACCAGCTGCGGATCCACGCCGCGAGCGGCCTACCCGACCACATCGTCGAGAGCACCCAGGTGGAGCTGGGCCAGGGCATATCCGGCAACGTGGCGGCAACCGGCACGCCGTTGTTGCTCGGAACCGATGTCGCCGTCGAGCGCTACTCGCCGTCCGACCACCGCAGCAGGCTGCGCAGCGCCGTCTGCGTTCCGCTGCGTACCCGGGGGCGCATCGAGGGTGTGCTCAACCTCGCTCTGCGCCGAGGTGGATCCAGCCAACGCGAGGAGTTCGCCGAACCCGACCTGGAGCTGGCGACGCTGCTCGCCGAGTTCGCGGCGGCGGCCGTACACAACGGCCAGCTCTACGCCCAGGCCCGGCGCCGCGGTGATGACATGGCGACGCTGTTCGAGGCGAGTCACGCGCTCTCGTCCGCCATCGAGGTCGAGGACGTCTGTGCCGCCATACTGGACGCGGTCGAGGAGTTGATCGCGACCCGTGCCGGGTTCGTCTGTGCACTACCCGAGGAGGGAACCGGCCCCGAGGCAAGTCGCTACCGGGGGCTGCCGCGCGGACGCATCGTGGCCGCGATGCGCAAGGAAGGGTTCATCGAACTTCTCCGGGGCTCGAGGGTCCGGGTCGTCGACGACCTCGCCACCGATCCGGTGCTCAACACGCTCGTCGGCGACGGCACCCCGAAGGTCGGCGTCATCGCTCCCCTCGTCGGCGGAGGTTCCACGCGCGGCCTCTTGGTCTCGCTCCTCGAGGAGCCTCCGACGGATCCGCAGATCCGGATGCTGGCCACCTACGTCCACCACGCCGCGCTCGCCCTCGGCAAGGCGTTGCTCCTCCGCAGCGTGCGGACGAAGGAGGACGAGGTCACCTCGCTGGCGGCGTCCGTGCCGAACCCGATCATCATCACGGACGGCGCCGGGCGGCTGCTGGCCGTCAACCCCGCCGCGTCGGAACTGTTCGGTCTCAACTCGGAGTTCGACGCAGGGACGCCGGTGAGCGGCAAGCTGCGGTCGCAGGAACTCGAGGATCTCATCCTCGCGGAACACGCTTCGCGTGCGGACGTCACGCTCCTGACACCGCAACCGCGCACCTTCCGTGCGCGGGCCACGCCGGTGCGACCCGGACACGGTCCAGCAGGAGCCCGGATCCTGACACTGGAGGACATCACGTCCGAGAAGGAGATGGAGCAGATGAAGGCCGACTTCGTCGCCGTGATCGGCCACGAGCTGAGGACGCCCCTCACCTTGATCAAGGGCTACACGGGGACGTTGGCCAAGCGCGCGGACAAGCTCAGTCCCGAAGCGCGGTCGAAGGCGCTCGAGAGCATCCACCACCACACCGTGCGGCTCGAACGTCTCGTCGAGGATCTGCTCCTCGTCTCCCGGGTCGAGCGCCACCGACTGCCGCTGTTCATCGAGCGACGTGACATCATCGCCGCGGTCGAGGAGGTCGTCGCTGCGGTCCGGCACGACCCCGCCGGGCGCGACATCCGCTTCGAGCCTCCTCAGGCGGAGTTCACGATGCTGTTCGACGTCACGAAGGTCGAGCAGGTGCTGCACCATCTCCTGGACAACGCACTCAAGTTCTCCGAACCCGGCGAGCAGGTCGAGGTCGAGATCGACCTGAACGAGGATGACATCGAGGTCCGCATCCGCGACCGAGGTGTCGGCATCTTCAGCGGTGACGTGCCACGCCTGTTCGATCGCTTCCAGCAGCTCGACGGCACCGCGACGCGGGGCGCAGGCGGTACGGGGATCGGTCTGTACATCTGCCGGACGCTGGTCGAGGCGCACGGAGGCCGGATCGGCGTTCGCTCAGCGCTCGGGCGTGGGTCGACGTTCTGGTTCTCGTTGCCGACCGTCCCGCCCGAAGGCGGCGACGGAAAGCCGGAACGGGACGAGCAGCCCGTCATCGATCCCCGGGTGGCGGCGTTGACCGATCAGCCGCCGGCGTAG
- a CDS encoding WYL domain-containing protein produces MSPRASDDALGMLAFVPWVLAHPGATVADAEATFGVPHGTIERWVGMLNFCGLPGLGGGALIEADIFGDEIAVRMADELKAPMRLTAAEALLLVLAGEAVLAALPDEAPSLRSALDKVRATTGIGGEAAVHLAEEGAVWTAPLREAIDQDRQVTFRYHRRADEAEGDRTVDPWQLLVRDGHWYLQAYDVDRAAPRTFRLDRMVEVAVTEQPRTRRPPAKGLPEPAYEPGEADLRIELELVPGARWVAEAVEPTEIVELGEGRLRVVLHTPATAWLRRLLLSAGVGARVIEPSELADEVRDAARRAIARYAGG; encoded by the coding sequence GTGAGTCCACGAGCCTCCGACGATGCCCTCGGGATGCTGGCCTTCGTGCCGTGGGTGCTCGCGCATCCCGGTGCGACCGTCGCGGACGCGGAAGCCACGTTCGGGGTGCCCCACGGCACCATCGAGCGGTGGGTGGGCATGCTGAACTTCTGCGGCCTGCCCGGCCTCGGAGGCGGCGCGCTGATCGAGGCCGACATCTTCGGTGACGAGATCGCGGTGCGCATGGCCGATGAGCTCAAGGCACCGATGCGCTTGACCGCGGCCGAAGCCCTGCTGCTCGTGCTCGCCGGCGAGGCGGTCCTCGCGGCTCTGCCCGACGAGGCGCCGTCGCTGCGGTCGGCGCTCGACAAGGTCCGGGCGACCACGGGCATCGGCGGAGAAGCGGCCGTCCACCTCGCCGAGGAGGGCGCCGTCTGGACCGCGCCGCTGCGGGAGGCGATCGACCAGGACCGGCAGGTGACCTTCCGCTACCACCGTCGCGCCGACGAGGCCGAGGGCGACCGAACGGTCGACCCGTGGCAACTCCTCGTCCGTGACGGACACTGGTACCTGCAGGCGTACGACGTCGATCGGGCCGCTCCCCGCACCTTCCGACTCGACCGCATGGTCGAGGTGGCGGTGACGGAACAGCCGCGGACGAGACGACCGCCCGCGAAGGGATTGCCCGAGCCCGCCTACGAGCCCGGCGAAGCCGACCTGCGGATCGAACTCGAACTCGTGCCCGGCGCGCGGTGGGTCGCCGAGGCGGTCGAGCCGACCGAGATCGTCGAGTTGGGGGAGGGACGGCTCCGGGTCGTGCTGCACACCCCTGCGACCGCGTGGCTCCGGCGGCTCCTGCTGTCCGCCGGGGTCGGGGCCCGCGTCATCGAGCCATCGGAGCTGGCGGACGAGGTGCGCGACGCGGCTCGCCGCGCGATCGCTCGCTACGCCGGCGGCTGA
- a CDS encoding WYL domain-containing protein, whose protein sequence is MTEKSERLVNLVIALKEVRRPVTFAWIKDAIHAYQQEDPESARRQFERDKDDLRSLGIPVETRDTDALGGELGYIIDHRAYELPPISLTAEEITALAVALQMTGEERARLAYAKLAARAPDPGSDGAAPQARVSLGLNAIDQIAPALREHRPVTFAYRTATGEDSQRTVDPYAVVARRGHWYLVGRDHDRDDVRAFRLDRLISDVTPGGEVEAYSIPEGLDVSTHLEGPDREHQDVTIALAPRVAWEAEARGGRTIETRDDDWTVVAITDAPITRTVSWIVGLGDEAEVIEPIEVRERVVSHLRAVAGVES, encoded by the coding sequence GTGACGGAGAAGTCCGAACGCCTGGTCAACCTGGTCATCGCCCTGAAGGAGGTGCGTCGGCCGGTGACGTTCGCGTGGATCAAGGACGCGATCCACGCGTACCAGCAGGAAGATCCGGAGTCGGCGCGGCGTCAGTTCGAGCGCGACAAGGACGATCTGCGTTCACTCGGCATCCCCGTCGAGACCCGCGACACCGATGCGCTCGGTGGAGAGCTGGGCTACATCATCGACCACCGCGCGTACGAGCTGCCCCCCATCAGCCTGACCGCCGAGGAGATCACCGCGCTCGCGGTCGCGTTGCAGATGACGGGAGAGGAGCGCGCACGACTCGCCTACGCGAAGCTGGCCGCACGCGCCCCGGATCCCGGTAGCGACGGGGCGGCGCCTCAGGCTCGCGTCAGCCTCGGGCTCAACGCGATCGATCAGATCGCCCCCGCTCTGCGCGAGCACCGCCCCGTCACCTTCGCCTACCGCACCGCGACGGGGGAGGACTCGCAGCGGACCGTCGATCCCTACGCCGTCGTCGCGCGTCGGGGCCACTGGTACCTCGTCGGTCGGGACCACGACCGGGACGACGTCCGGGCGTTCCGGTTGGATCGTCTCATCAGCGACGTGACCCCAGGTGGCGAGGTGGAGGCCTACTCGATCCCCGAGGGTCTCGACGTGTCCACGCACCTGGAGGGTCCGGATCGCGAGCACCAGGATGTCACCATCGCCCTCGCCCCACGCGTCGCCTGGGAGGCCGAGGCACGCGGTGGACGCACGATCGAGACGCGTGACGACGACTGGACGGTCGTGGCCATCACCGATGCGCCGATCACGCGCACCGTGTCGTGGATCGTCGGGCTCGGTGACGAGGCCGAGGTGATCGAACCCATCGAGGTGCGTGAGCGGGTGGTGTCCCACCTGCGCGCCGTCGCGGGGGTGGAGTCGTGA
- the pafA gene encoding Pup--protein ligase yields MERRIFGVENEYGVTCTFRGQRRLSPDEVARYLFRRVVSWGRSSNVFLENGARLYLDVGSHPEYATPECDSPRQAVIHDRAGERILEDLVASAERRLHEEGIAGEISLFKNNTDSAGNSYGCHENYLVARVGEFQRLADALIPFLVTRQVFAGAGKVLHTPRGAIFSLAQRAEHIWEGVSSATTRSRPIINTRDEPHADAERFRRLHVIVGDSNMSEVASYLKIATTDLVLRMLEEQAVIRDLTLENPIRSIREVSHDLTGRRRVRLSTGREMSALEIQEAYLERVERFIQSQYPGDEYAKDVLARWRYVIETLRVDPTRLSRELDWVAKYQLIEAYRTRHDLPLAHPRIAMLDLAYHNVARGRGLYYLLERQGRVDRLLTDEEIEHAKEEPPATTRAALRGRFIRHAKARRRDYTVDWVHLKLNDQAQRTVLCKDPFKYDDERVDKLIASM; encoded by the coding sequence GTGGAACGGCGCATCTTCGGGGTCGAGAACGAGTACGGAGTCACGTGCACGTTCCGAGGCCAACGGCGACTCAGTCCCGACGAAGTCGCCCGCTACCTGTTCCGGCGGGTCGTGTCGTGGGGTCGATCGTCCAACGTGTTCCTCGAGAACGGGGCGCGGCTGTACCTCGACGTCGGCAGCCATCCCGAGTACGCGACACCCGAGTGCGACTCGCCGCGGCAAGCCGTCATCCACGACCGCGCCGGCGAGCGCATCCTCGAGGATCTCGTCGCCTCGGCGGAACGCCGACTGCACGAGGAGGGGATCGCGGGCGAGATCTCGCTGTTCAAGAACAACACCGACTCCGCCGGTAACAGCTACGGCTGTCACGAGAACTACCTGGTCGCGCGTGTGGGGGAGTTCCAGCGGCTCGCCGATGCGCTGATCCCGTTCCTCGTCACCCGCCAGGTGTTCGCCGGGGCGGGGAAGGTCCTGCACACCCCCCGCGGGGCGATCTTCAGCCTCGCGCAACGCGCCGAGCACATCTGGGAGGGCGTGTCCTCGGCCACGACGCGCTCGCGACCGATCATCAACACCCGCGACGAGCCTCACGCCGACGCCGAGCGGTTCCGGCGCCTCCACGTCATCGTCGGCGACTCGAACATGAGCGAGGTCGCCTCGTACCTCAAGATCGCTACCACCGACCTGGTCCTGCGGATGCTCGAGGAACAGGCGGTCATCCGCGACCTGACGCTCGAGAACCCGATCCGTTCCATCCGCGAGGTGAGCCACGACCTGACCGGAAGACGTCGCGTCCGTCTGTCCACGGGACGTGAGATGAGCGCGCTGGAGATCCAGGAGGCGTACCTCGAGCGCGTGGAACGCTTCATCCAGTCCCAGTACCCCGGCGACGAGTACGCCAAGGACGTCCTCGCTCGCTGGCGCTACGTCATCGAGACGCTCCGTGTGGACCCGACCCGGCTCTCACGCGAGCTGGACTGGGTAGCCAAGTACCAGCTCATCGAGGCCTACCGCACGCGTCACGACCTGCCTCTGGCACATCCCCGCATCGCGATGCTCGACCTCGCGTACCACAACGTCGCGCGCGGCCGGGGCCTGTACTACCTGCTCGAGCGTCAGGGGCGGGTCGATCGGCTGCTCACCGACGAGGAGATCGAGCACGCCAAGGAGGAACCGCCGGCGACGACGCGTGCGGCGCTGCGAGGGCGGTTCATCCGGCACGCCAAGGCACGCCGGCGCGACTACACCGTCGACTGGGTGCATCTCAAGCTCAACGACCAGGCGCAACGCACCGTGTTGTGCAAGGACCCGTTCAAGTACGACGACGAGCGCGTGGACAAGCTGATCGCCTCGATGTGA